The following coding sequences lie in one Streptomyces venezuelae genomic window:
- a CDS encoding NUDIX hydrolase — MTHASETTNATDDGDTNRATHAGRQPRGEAAHEGGPPRGELLSTAGLPSWLDPVVRAAQTVQPLQLSRFLPPESGAGRQSAVLILFGEGEKGPEILLMERAGSLRSHAGQPSFPGGALDPEDGDPQGEGPLRAALREAEEETGLDPRGVQLFAELPRLFIPVSDFVVTPVLGWWRTPTPVGVVDPNETARVFTVPVADLTDPANRATTVHPSGHRGPAFLVESALVWGFTAGVIDRILHFAGWERPWDRGRQVPLDWRA; from the coding sequence ATGACGCACGCGAGCGAGACGACGAACGCCACGGATGACGGCGACACGAACCGAGCGACCCACGCGGGGCGGCAGCCCCGAGGAGAAGCGGCCCACGAGGGCGGGCCGCCCCGGGGGGAGTTGCTCAGCACCGCGGGTCTGCCCTCCTGGCTCGACCCGGTCGTCCGTGCCGCGCAGACCGTCCAGCCGCTCCAGCTGAGCCGGTTCCTGCCCCCGGAGAGCGGCGCCGGACGCCAGTCCGCCGTGCTCATCCTCTTCGGAGAGGGCGAGAAGGGCCCGGAGATACTCCTGATGGAGCGCGCGGGCTCCCTCCGCTCGCACGCGGGCCAGCCCTCGTTCCCCGGCGGCGCCCTCGACCCCGAGGACGGCGACCCGCAGGGCGAGGGGCCGCTGCGTGCCGCGCTGCGCGAGGCCGAGGAGGAGACGGGCCTCGACCCCCGCGGCGTCCAGCTCTTCGCCGAGCTGCCCCGCCTGTTCATCCCCGTGAGCGACTTCGTCGTGACGCCCGTCCTCGGCTGGTGGCGCACCCCGACGCCCGTCGGCGTCGTCGATCCGAACGAGACCGCCCGGGTCTTCACGGTTCCCGTGGCAGATCTCACGGACCCGGCGAACCGCGCGACGACGGTCCACCCCAGTGGTCACCGCGGCCCCGCCTTCCTCGTCGAGTCCGCGCTGGTCTGGGGTTTCACGGCCGGCGTCATCGACCGGATCCTGCACTTCGCGGGCTGGGAGCGCCCCTGGGACCGCGGCAGGCAGGTCCCGCTCGACTGGCGCGCATGA